A window of Formosa sp. Hel1_31_208 contains these coding sequences:
- a CDS encoding T9SS type A sorting domain-containing protein, which yields MIKKLYLFVMAWMFTIATLSAQETFKLMFYNLLNFPLEDAVPNRIQYLDIIIDDYIPDIFMVCELNNQQGADTILSLLQFYNPNFQSATFEFNTSDDNIGDQNDLQQLIYYDSSKFILESQTIVTTIFRDFNHFKLKLNTNNQATNPVVLDVIVCHLKASSGTDNEASRLQMVSDLVAYLDTFPVESNVLLAGDFNVYTHTEPAFQELIDVNNVITFIDPADRIGSWHNNSSFVDVMTQSTRTQTGLGGTTGGFDDRFDFIMTSESLLTNPELSFVAGSYDVYGNNANSQCYNQSINSSDCAGDDYSFFIRDALHSFSDHLPVILELQTNQSLSLTEVSLDIGISIVDTNAVDTQLTIRVEERLQNSLVLTIYNSLGQVIKSINVNTTLIDVDTSQFSNGIYYIASEKSKFNPLKFIVTH from the coding sequence ATGATTAAGAAATTATATTTATTTGTAATGGCATGGATGTTTACGATTGCTACGCTTTCGGCGCAAGAAACGTTTAAATTGATGTTTTACAACTTATTAAATTTTCCGCTGGAAGATGCTGTACCCAATAGGATACAGTACTTAGATATTATTATTGACGATTACATACCAGATATATTCATGGTTTGTGAGTTGAATAACCAACAAGGAGCCGATACCATTTTAAGTCTGCTACAATTCTATAATCCCAATTTTCAAAGTGCTACTTTCGAATTTAATACTTCAGATGATAACATAGGAGATCAAAATGATCTTCAACAACTTATCTACTACGATAGTTCTAAGTTTATTCTCGAAAGTCAGACTATTGTAACCACTATTTTTAGAGACTTTAATCACTTTAAATTAAAACTAAATACCAATAATCAAGCTACTAATCCTGTCGTTTTAGACGTTATTGTGTGCCATTTAAAAGCATCCAGCGGTACTGACAATGAAGCATCACGATTACAAATGGTTAGCGATCTCGTAGCATACCTTGATACATTTCCAGTAGAAAGCAATGTGTTACTAGCTGGGGATTTTAATGTGTATACACATACAGAACCTGCATTTCAAGAGCTTATTGATGTTAATAATGTCATTACTTTCATTGATCCTGCAGATCGTATTGGTAGTTGGCATAACAATTCAAGTTTTGTGGATGTGATGACGCAATCTACACGAACCCAAACAGGGCTGGGAGGAACAACAGGTGGTTTTGATGACCGTTTTGATTTTATTATGACTTCCGAATCGTTGTTAACTAACCCAGAATTATCATTTGTTGCCGGGAGTTATGACGTCTATGGAAATAATGCCAATAGTCAATGCTATAACCAGTCAATTAATTCTTCCGACTGTGCAGGTGATGACTATTCCTTTTTTATTAGAGACGCTTTGCACAGTTTTAGTGACCATCTACCTGTTATTCTCGAGTTACAAACAAATCAATCTTTGAGTTTAACTGAAGTTTCATTAGACATAGGCATTTCAATTGTAGACACGAATGCAGTCGATACACAGTTGACAATACGCGTGGAAGAGCGATTACAAAACTCCTTAGTTTTAACTATTTATAATAGTTTAGGACAAGTGATAAAAAGTATAAATGTGAATACTACGTTAATAGATGTAGATACCTCACAATTTTCAAATGGTATCTATTATATTGCAAGTGAGAAATCAAAATTTAATCCTTTAAAATTTATTGTTACACATTGA
- a CDS encoding TIGR00730 family Rossman fold protein: protein MRKEQSHKRWNEIKTNDSWAIFKIMGEFVNGYEKLSKIGPCVSIFGSARTKPNHKYYKLAEEVASKIVDHGYGVITGGGPGIMEAGNKGAHIAGGTSVGLNIDLPFEQHDNPYIDSDKSLDFDYFFVRKVMFVKYSQGFVVMPGGFGTLDELFEAITLIQTNKIEKFPIILVGTEFWEGLIDWVKKTLLEANNNVSEKDLELIHMVDSAEEVLTILDKFYNESDLSPNF from the coding sequence ATGAGAAAAGAACAAAGCCATAAACGCTGGAATGAAATAAAGACAAATGACTCATGGGCTATCTTTAAAATTATGGGAGAGTTTGTGAATGGTTACGAAAAACTGAGCAAAATAGGGCCCTGTGTGTCTATTTTTGGATCTGCCAGGACAAAGCCTAATCATAAATATTATAAACTCGCAGAAGAGGTAGCCTCTAAAATTGTTGATCATGGCTATGGCGTGATTACTGGTGGTGGACCCGGAATTATGGAAGCAGGTAACAAAGGTGCTCATATTGCAGGAGGAACTTCGGTTGGTTTAAATATCGATTTGCCTTTTGAACAACATGATAACCCGTATATTGATAGTGATAAGAGTCTTGATTTTGATTATTTCTTTGTAAGAAAAGTTATGTTTGTAAAGTACTCTCAAGGATTTGTTGTGATGCCTGGAGGTTTTGGAACGCTAGATGAGCTTTTTGAAGCTATTACACTTATTCAAACGAATAAAATTGAAAAATTCCCTATCATTTTAGTAGGAACAGAATTTTGGGAAGGTCTAATTGACTGGGTTAAAAAAACCTTATTAGAAGCTAATAATAATGTTAGTGAAAAAGACCTTGAGTTGATTCACATGGTTGACTCGGCTGAAGAAGTGCTCACGATACTTGATAAATTCTATAATGAGTCTGACTTGAGTCCGAATTTCTAA
- the uvrA gene encoding excinuclease ABC subunit UvrA: MNKFNDAIEVKGARVHNLKNIDVSIPREQLVVITGLSGSGKSSLAFDTIYAEGQRRYIETFSAYARQFLGGLERPDVDKIDGLSPVIAIEQKTTSKSPRSTVGTITEIYDFLRLLYARASDAYSYNTGEKMVSYSDEQIKALIKDSYKGKKINILSPVIRSRKGHYRELFEQIAKQGFVKVRADGEVRDLVKGMKLDRYKIHDIEIVIDRLKIDDSIDNDKRLSETINTAMYHGDDVLMVLDHETNKARYFSRNLMCPSSGISYPNPEPNNFSFNSPKGACPTCNGIGTLYQVNEHKIVPDDSLSIKAGALAPHGPQKSSWIFKQFETIAQRFDFSLSDPFSGIPAEAKQMIMYGGNDKFSVESKTLGVTREYKIDFEGVANFIESQYNNAETTSLKRWAKNYMDKVDCPTCEGSRLRKESLYFKVNGLNIAELANKDIVHLAAWFKDLNPYLGVTQFKIAEEILKEIKTRIQFLLDVGLDYLSLNRSSKSLSGGEAQRIRLATQIGSQLVGVLYILDEPSIGLHQRDNEKLINSLISLRDIGNSVIVVEHDKDMIERADYVIDIGPKAGKYGGEIISIGSPEELLTHDTLTADYLNGKKSIPVPKQRRKGNGKSILLKGCTGNNLKNVSVEFPLGKMIGVTGVSGSGKSTLINETLYPIMNAHYFNGVKIPMPYKSIKGLEHIDKVIDINQSPIGRTPRSNPATYTGTFSEIRSLFAKIPEAMIRGYKPGRFSFNVKGGRCETCQGGGLRVIEMNFLPDVYVECETCQGKRFNRETLEIRYKGKSISDVLDMTISEGVDFFEHIPKIHKKLKTIKDVGLGYITLGQQSTTLSGGEAQRIKLATELSKRDTGNTFYILDEPTTGLHFEDIRVLMLVLNKLVDKGNTVLIIEHNLDVIKMADYIIDIGYEGGEGGGKVVAKGTPEHLIKDKKSYTAKFLKKELN; this comes from the coding sequence ATGAATAAATTTAATGACGCTATAGAGGTTAAAGGTGCCAGGGTGCACAACCTAAAGAATATTGATGTAAGCATTCCAAGAGAACAACTTGTAGTTATTACAGGCTTATCTGGAAGTGGTAAATCCTCTTTAGCGTTTGATACTATTTATGCTGAAGGACAACGTCGCTACATCGAAACCTTTTCCGCTTATGCACGACAATTTTTAGGCGGATTAGAACGACCCGATGTTGATAAAATTGACGGACTGTCTCCAGTCATTGCCATTGAGCAAAAAACAACGAGTAAGTCACCGCGTTCTACCGTAGGAACTATTACTGAAATATATGATTTCTTGCGTTTATTGTACGCACGAGCGAGCGATGCCTACAGTTATAACACGGGAGAAAAAATGGTAAGCTACAGCGATGAGCAAATCAAAGCACTCATTAAAGATAGTTATAAAGGCAAAAAAATTAATATCCTCTCACCTGTCATTCGTTCGCGTAAAGGACATTATCGTGAACTTTTTGAACAAATTGCGAAACAAGGTTTTGTTAAAGTTAGAGCCGATGGTGAAGTACGAGACCTAGTGAAAGGAATGAAGCTAGACCGTTACAAAATACACGATATAGAAATCGTCATTGACAGACTTAAAATTGACGATTCAATAGATAATGATAAGCGTCTTTCAGAAACGATTAATACAGCCATGTATCATGGTGATGATGTCTTAATGGTACTTGATCATGAAACGAACAAAGCACGATACTTTAGTCGTAATTTAATGTGTCCGTCTTCTGGTATTTCCTATCCTAATCCAGAACCGAATAACTTTTCCTTCAACTCACCAAAAGGTGCCTGTCCAACATGCAATGGCATTGGGACCTTGTATCAAGTAAATGAACATAAGATTGTTCCAGATGACAGCTTATCTATCAAAGCAGGAGCTTTGGCGCCCCATGGACCACAAAAGAGCAGCTGGATTTTTAAACAATTTGAAACCATTGCACAGCGCTTTGATTTCAGTTTAAGTGACCCCTTTTCGGGAATACCTGCTGAAGCTAAACAAATGATTATGTATGGTGGAAACGATAAGTTTTCAGTAGAAAGTAAAACTCTAGGGGTAACACGAGAATACAAAATCGATTTTGAAGGTGTCGCCAACTTTATTGAGAGTCAATATAATAATGCCGAAACCACTTCATTAAAACGTTGGGCTAAAAATTATATGGATAAAGTTGATTGCCCTACTTGTGAAGGCTCAAGACTTAGAAAAGAATCTTTATATTTTAAGGTCAATGGATTAAACATTGCCGAATTGGCTAATAAAGACATTGTACATCTAGCAGCTTGGTTTAAAGATTTAAACCCGTATTTAGGGGTAACTCAATTCAAGATTGCAGAGGAAATATTAAAAGAAATTAAAACGCGTATTCAATTTTTATTAGATGTTGGATTAGATTACCTCTCTTTAAACCGTAGCTCCAAATCTTTATCTGGAGGAGAAGCACAACGCATTAGATTAGCGACACAAATTGGTTCGCAATTGGTAGGTGTGCTTTATATTTTAGATGAACCAAGTATTGGTCTCCATCAGCGTGACAATGAAAAACTAATTAATTCCTTAATCTCATTAAGAGATATTGGTAACTCCGTAATCGTCGTAGAACACGATAAAGATATGATTGAGCGTGCTGATTATGTGATTGATATTGGTCCGAAAGCAGGAAAATACGGCGGTGAAATAATTAGCATTGGAAGTCCTGAAGAACTTCTAACACATGACACCCTAACAGCCGACTATCTCAATGGTAAAAAATCGATTCCTGTGCCAAAACAACGACGTAAAGGTAATGGCAAATCTATTCTACTTAAGGGCTGTACGGGTAATAACTTAAAAAATGTGTCTGTAGAATTTCCATTAGGAAAAATGATAGGAGTTACAGGTGTTTCAGGTAGTGGGAAATCAACATTGATCAACGAGACCCTTTATCCAATTATGAATGCGCACTATTTTAATGGTGTAAAAATACCTATGCCGTACAAAAGCATTAAAGGCCTAGAACATATAGATAAAGTGATTGATATTAACCAATCGCCTATTGGTAGAACTCCTAGAAGTAATCCAGCAACTTATACTGGAACCTTTAGTGAAATTAGAAGCTTGTTTGCGAAAATTCCTGAGGCAATGATTAGAGGCTACAAGCCTGGTCGTTTTAGTTTTAATGTAAAAGGGGGACGCTGTGAAACATGCCAAGGTGGTGGATTGCGAGTGATTGAAATGAATTTCCTCCCAGACGTTTATGTAGAATGTGAGACCTGTCAAGGAAAACGTTTCAATAGGGAAACTTTAGAGATTAGATACAAAGGAAAATCGATAAGTGACGTTTTAGATATGACCATTTCCGAAGGAGTAGATTTCTTTGAACATATTCCAAAAATTCATAAAAAATTAAAGACCATCAAAGACGTAGGTTTGGGTTATATCACATTAGGACAGCAAAGTACAACCTTATCTGGTGGTGAAGCTCAGCGTATTAAACTAGCGACAGAACTGAGTAAACGTGATACAGGAAACACCTTTTATATTCTTGATGAACCTACTACAGGTTTGCATTTTGAAGACATTAGAGTTTTAATGTTAGTTCTAAACAAACTAGTTGATAAAGGAAATACGGTATTAATTATTGAGCATAATTTGGATGTTATTAAAATGGCAGATTATATTATTGATATTGGTTATGAAGGCGGCGAAGGTGGTGGAAAGGTGGTGGCCAAGGGGACTCCAGAACATCTTATTAAAGATAAAAAAAGTTACACTGCCAAATTTCTTAAAAAAGAACTAAATTAG
- a CDS encoding RimK family alpha-L-glutamate ligase produces MKKDFDVVILTDSRYLNDSKTDEYKHNVYYEDRIVYHALEQVGLKTLRLAWDDMFFDWSTTKSVLFRTTWDYFDRFDEFSQWLENVSKQTTLLNSEAIIRWNIDKHYLQDLQQKGVRIAESHFIEQGAKVSLSQLHDILNWSETVLKPCISGAARHTYKLSLENLDTHEVKFKELIANEAMMLQPFQNNIIAKGEVSMMVFNGVFSHAILKKAKLGDFRVQDDFGGSVHNYNPSTTEIDFAEFVVKACPELPIYARVDIFEDNDGEIALLELELIEPELWFRHHKKAALSLAQGVKEKLN; encoded by the coding sequence TTGAAGAAAGATTTCGATGTGGTTATCCTAACCGATAGTCGCTACCTCAACGATTCAAAAACAGACGAGTATAAACATAATGTCTATTATGAAGATCGAATAGTGTATCACGCCTTAGAGCAAGTCGGACTGAAAACACTTCGGCTTGCTTGGGATGATATGTTTTTTGATTGGTCGACAACCAAATCTGTATTGTTTCGCACCACTTGGGATTATTTTGATCGATTTGATGAGTTCTCACAATGGCTTGAAAACGTTTCAAAACAAACCACTCTATTAAATTCTGAAGCAATTATCCGCTGGAATATTGACAAGCACTATTTACAAGACCTTCAACAAAAGGGCGTTCGCATTGCAGAAAGTCATTTCATTGAACAGGGCGCAAAAGTAAGCTTATCACAATTGCATGATATACTGAATTGGAGTGAAACTGTTTTAAAACCCTGTATTTCAGGAGCCGCAAGACACACCTACAAACTTAGTCTTGAAAACCTAGATACACATGAAGTAAAGTTCAAAGAATTGATTGCTAATGAAGCTATGATGCTTCAGCCCTTTCAAAATAACATAATAGCTAAAGGTGAAGTGTCAATGATGGTTTTCAATGGTGTGTTTTCTCATGCCATTCTGAAAAAGGCAAAACTAGGAGATTTTAGAGTCCAAGATGATTTTGGCGGAAGCGTTCATAATTACAATCCTTCAACAACCGAAATTGATTTTGCAGAATTTGTGGTCAAGGCTTGCCCAGAATTACCCATATATGCAAGAGTAGATATTTTTGAAGATAATGATGGTGAGATCGCCCTTTTAGAATTAGAACTCATAGAACCCGAATTATGGTTTAGACATCATAAGAAGGCAGCGCTATCTTTAGCCCAAGGTGTAAAAGAAAAATTGAACTAG
- a CDS encoding S41 family peptidase has product MKRIILGLLGLITMGVSAQNTKLLRQPTLHGNEVVFVYANDLWKASTSGGIAIRLTSDDGYESNPHFSNDGKWIAFTAQYDGNIDVYVIASEGGEPQRLTYHSTGDFVQGWTPDGKVLFRSGREGRPTQTTKFFTVSIKGGIPEAIDIPRVAYGEISPDGKHIAYTPITSWDPEWRNYRGGQAMPIWIVDLKTKELIRTPQLDKERHLDPVWLNGVVYYLSERDYTSNIWSFDPKSQTEQQMTFHKKFDVKSLDASASMIVYEQGGLLHTLNPTDKSTKILNIEVKADLNFSRLRWEDVAGRQLSNPNISPNGKRAVFEHRGEIFTAPKENGTWRNLTNSSGIADRAPIWSPKGDQIAWFSDKSGEYQLVLADQNGQNQQYIKLPNNTFYFQPDWSPDGKHIAYTDTDYNIWIINLTSKKAVIAATDRYAHPNRAMNPVWSPDSKWIAFAKQNESHYKSIFAYHVDTKNTVQLTDPIADAISPVWDASGKYLYTLASTNYGLATGWLDMSSYDPETTRSLYTVVLNSTDKAPNHLKTDEEASEEKGDKKETDASKDDAKDKKEESVTVTIDTNGLWDRAVAMSLPNGNFVALGKAPKGHVFVVEATDDGLKVHDYDAEKDKASDFADGIGNMVISEDRKSTLISKNGSWAIVGTSGKADFSKGKINTNLKIKINPKEEYHQIFKEGWRYMRDFLYVDNVHGAPWDDVYKWYSPWIDHVRHRTDLNYVVDIMSGEVAVGHSYVRGGDLPDVDFVPVGLLGADIKAADGKYQITKIYSGERWNPGTNAPLAQPGLNINKGDYILAINGTEVSANMNPYQLLEQTAGREINITVNNKPVMDGSQTVIVKPVRSERNLRYLDWVEGNRRKVDELSNGKLAYVYVPNTGNGGFTSFNRYYFSQQDKKGAIIDERNNGGGSAADYMIDIMNRKLFGYFNSKTNDNRPWTTPMAGIWGPKVMIINERAGSGGDLLPYMFKMAKVGTIVGTRTWGGLVGTWDTPLFIDGGRMVAPRGGFYDVDGNWAVEGEGVSPDIEVIQHPKLVSQGNDPQLERAVQEAMNQLKNNEFKLMPEPAAPIRSMRPKGYKNDN; this is encoded by the coding sequence ATGAAACGTATAATTCTCGGTCTTTTAGGCCTTATTACTATGGGTGTATCTGCCCAAAACACAAAATTATTACGACAACCAACACTTCATGGCAATGAGGTGGTTTTTGTCTATGCTAATGACCTTTGGAAAGCCTCCACATCTGGCGGTATTGCCATAAGATTAACCAGTGATGACGGTTATGAATCAAATCCGCACTTTTCAAATGATGGAAAATGGATTGCGTTTACTGCACAGTACGATGGTAATATTGATGTATATGTCATCGCTTCAGAAGGGGGAGAACCACAACGTCTTACCTACCATTCAACAGGTGATTTTGTGCAAGGTTGGACTCCAGACGGAAAGGTCTTATTTCGCTCTGGTCGAGAAGGTCGACCTACCCAAACCACTAAATTCTTTACGGTATCGATCAAAGGTGGTATACCCGAAGCCATAGACATACCGCGTGTTGCTTATGGTGAAATATCTCCAGATGGAAAACATATAGCTTACACGCCTATTACCAGCTGGGATCCCGAATGGCGTAATTATCGTGGCGGACAAGCCATGCCTATTTGGATAGTAGATCTAAAAACTAAAGAATTAATTAGAACACCTCAGCTAGATAAAGAACGTCACCTTGACCCTGTATGGCTCAATGGTGTTGTGTATTATTTATCCGAACGTGATTATACGAGTAATATCTGGTCATTTGATCCAAAATCACAAACTGAGCAACAAATGACTTTTCATAAAAAGTTTGATGTCAAAAGTTTAGATGCTAGTGCTTCAATGATTGTTTATGAACAAGGAGGCTTATTACATACTTTAAATCCGACTGACAAATCAACTAAAATACTCAATATAGAAGTTAAAGCCGATTTAAATTTTTCTCGTTTACGCTGGGAAGATGTTGCCGGCAGACAATTATCAAATCCTAATATTTCACCCAACGGCAAACGCGCTGTTTTTGAACATCGGGGAGAAATCTTTACCGCGCCTAAAGAAAATGGTACATGGAGAAACTTAACCAATTCATCGGGTATTGCTGATCGCGCTCCAATATGGTCCCCTAAAGGAGATCAAATTGCTTGGTTTTCTGATAAAAGTGGTGAATATCAATTGGTTTTAGCAGATCAAAATGGTCAAAATCAACAATACATCAAACTCCCAAATAACACCTTTTACTTTCAGCCAGACTGGTCACCAGACGGAAAACATATTGCCTATACCGATACCGATTACAACATTTGGATTATTAACTTAACTTCTAAAAAAGCAGTGATTGCTGCAACAGATCGATATGCACATCCAAATAGAGCTATGAATCCTGTTTGGTCTCCTGATAGTAAATGGATTGCATTTGCAAAACAAAACGAAAGCCATTATAAATCGATTTTTGCTTATCACGTAGACACTAAAAACACTGTCCAACTTACAGATCCAATTGCTGACGCTATTAGCCCAGTTTGGGACGCTTCAGGGAAATATTTATATACACTTGCTAGTACAAATTATGGTCTAGCAACAGGCTGGCTGGATATGAGTTCTTATGATCCGGAAACAACGCGCAGTTTATATACGGTAGTACTAAATTCTACCGACAAAGCTCCAAATCATCTTAAAACCGACGAGGAAGCTTCCGAAGAAAAAGGAGATAAAAAAGAGACTGACGCCTCTAAAGACGATGCAAAAGATAAAAAAGAGGAAAGCGTAACAGTTACCATTGACACCAATGGTTTATGGGACAGAGCTGTTGCCATGAGTCTACCAAATGGCAATTTTGTTGCCCTTGGAAAAGCACCTAAAGGACATGTTTTTGTTGTTGAAGCTACTGATGATGGTTTAAAGGTACATGATTACGACGCTGAAAAAGATAAAGCCAGTGATTTTGCAGATGGCATTGGGAATATGGTGATTTCCGAAGATCGCAAATCGACACTTATTAGTAAAAATGGCTCTTGGGCCATTGTTGGCACTTCAGGAAAAGCAGATTTTAGTAAGGGAAAAATAAATACGAATCTAAAAATCAAAATAAACCCAAAAGAAGAATATCATCAAATCTTTAAAGAAGGCTGGCGTTATATGCGTGATTTCCTGTATGTCGATAATGTGCATGGTGCACCTTGGGATGATGTGTATAAATGGTATTCGCCATGGATTGACCATGTACGTCATAGAACAGACCTAAACTACGTTGTAGATATAATGAGTGGTGAAGTTGCTGTCGGGCATTCATATGTGCGTGGTGGTGATCTTCCCGATGTTGATTTTGTTCCGGTAGGATTATTGGGTGCAGATATAAAAGCTGCAGATGGAAAATATCAAATCACAAAAATTTATAGCGGTGAACGCTGGAACCCAGGAACTAATGCGCCGCTAGCACAACCAGGTTTGAACATTAATAAGGGAGATTACATTTTAGCAATCAATGGCACAGAGGTCTCAGCAAATATGAATCCATATCAGTTGTTAGAACAAACCGCTGGACGCGAAATTAATATTACTGTTAATAATAAACCAGTGATGGATGGCTCGCAAACGGTTATAGTTAAACCTGTTCGCAGCGAACGTAATTTACGTTACTTGGATTGGGTAGAAGGTAACCGCCGAAAAGTTGATGAGCTTTCAAATGGGAAATTGGCATATGTCTATGTTCCAAATACAGGTAATGGCGGATTTACCTCATTTAACCGTTACTACTTCTCACAACAAGATAAAAAAGGAGCTATTATTGATGAACGTAATAATGGCGGAGGATCTGCTGCCGATTACATGATTGATATCATGAATCGAAAACTGTTCGGTTATTTCAATAGTAAAACTAATGATAACCGTCCGTGGACAACACCTATGGCTGGTATTTGGGGGCCAAAAGTGATGATCATCAATGAGCGTGCAGGTTCTGGTGGTGATCTACTGCCTTACATGTTTAAAATGGCAAAAGTTGGAACCATAGTAGGAACTAGAACATGGGGAGGACTTGTAGGGACTTGGGATACACCACTTTTTATTGATGGTGGTCGTATGGTCGCTCCTCGTGGTGGGTTTTACGATGTAGATGGAAATTGGGCTGTAGAGGGCGAAGGCGTTTCTCCTGATATTGAAGTGATACAACACCCAAAATTAGTGAGTCAAGGTAATGATCCGCAATTGGAACGAGCTGTCCAAGAAGCAATGAATCAGTTGAAAAATAACGAATTTAAATTAATGCCTGAACCCGCTGCTCCAATAAGATCTATGCGACCAAAAGGCTATAAAAACGATAATTAA
- the ggt gene encoding gamma-glutamyltransferase encodes MTIKQLFIALCVILCFFSCKQGKKTTSERGLTAKTAMVVSARKEASKVGSAILEQGGNAFDAMFATEMALAVTYPYAGNLGGGGFMVYRLNTGETGALDYREKAPLAASKNMYLDSLGNVIPYKSTVGAYAVGVPGTIAGIFAAHDKFGTLPIEILLQPVIALAEQGFIVTEKQEQRFAQYDSIFEAVNGKTLLYNKSVKAHITFKNLALAKTLKRIAEYGRDEFYTGQTAAKIVEFINQHGGIITTEDLALYQAKWREPISFQYDDLTIISMSPPSSGGLCLAQIMKMIEPYDISQYGANSLEAIQVMVAAEKLAYADRSYYLGDPDFVKIPIENLLDDTYLNNRMQHFSFDKAIPSDSISFGILPNYTMKFSEPFQYQEQEETTHYSIIDQFGNAVSVTTTLNGAYGSKLYADELGFFLNNEMDDFSSKPGTPNVYGLLGGEANAIAPQKRMLSAMTPTIVEKNDELFMVVGTPGGSTIITSVLQTILNVHEFNMTMQEAVNAPRFHHQWYPDAIRMEVDFFSDDLLYQLTSKGYYINKKAPPITAKVDAILVLKDGSLEGGADYRGDDTAVGF; translated from the coding sequence ATGACCATTAAACAGTTGTTCATAGCGCTTTGCGTTATATTATGCTTTTTTTCTTGTAAACAAGGAAAAAAAACGACCTCTGAACGTGGTCTCACTGCTAAAACTGCTATGGTAGTTTCTGCTCGTAAGGAAGCTTCAAAGGTTGGAAGTGCCATTCTCGAACAAGGCGGCAATGCTTTTGATGCTATGTTTGCAACAGAAATGGCCTTAGCTGTGACTTATCCGTATGCGGGAAACCTAGGAGGCGGCGGATTTATGGTATATCGTTTAAATACAGGAGAAACCGGAGCACTTGACTATCGTGAAAAAGCCCCTTTAGCAGCTTCTAAAAACATGTATCTGGATTCCCTCGGGAATGTGATTCCATATAAAAGCACAGTTGGCGCTTACGCTGTTGGTGTGCCAGGCACCATTGCCGGTATCTTTGCTGCTCATGATAAATTTGGAACCCTGCCCATTGAAATCTTATTGCAACCTGTAATTGCGCTTGCAGAACAAGGGTTTATAGTGACCGAAAAACAAGAACAACGGTTTGCACAATACGATAGCATTTTTGAGGCCGTAAATGGTAAAACACTACTGTATAACAAGAGTGTTAAAGCACATATAACCTTTAAGAATTTAGCCTTAGCAAAAACCTTAAAACGCATTGCTGAATATGGACGTGACGAATTTTACACGGGGCAAACCGCTGCCAAAATCGTAGAATTCATCAATCAACATGGAGGTATTATTACAACCGAAGATTTGGCGCTTTATCAAGCAAAATGGCGCGAACCCATTAGTTTTCAATATGATGATTTAACTATTATTTCAATGTCTCCTCCCTCAAGTGGCGGACTCTGTCTTGCACAAATCATGAAAATGATTGAACCTTACGATATAAGTCAGTATGGTGCAAACTCATTAGAAGCGATTCAAGTGATGGTGGCTGCAGAAAAACTCGCTTATGCCGATCGTAGTTACTACTTAGGTGATCCAGATTTTGTTAAAATTCCTATTGAAAATTTACTTGACGATACCTATCTCAACAACCGTATGCAGCATTTCTCATTCGATAAGGCTATCCCATCCGATTCAATCTCATTTGGAATTCTCCCCAATTACACGATGAAATTCTCAGAACCATTTCAATATCAAGAACAGGAAGAAACCACACACTACTCCATTATAGATCAATTTGGTAATGCCGTCTCGGTTACCACAACACTTAATGGTGCTTATGGCTCTAAACTCTATGCAGATGAATTGGGCTTTTTCTTAAATAATGAAATGGATGATTTTAGTAGTAAGCCTGGCACTCCTAATGTTTATGGGCTCCTAGGTGGAGAAGCAAACGCTATTGCTCCACAAAAACGGATGCTTAGTGCTATGACACCAACTATAGTTGAAAAAAATGACGAGCTTTTTATGGTGGTGGGAACGCCTGGAGGGTCCACAATCATAACTTCTGTTCTGCAAACTATTTTAAATGTTCATGAATTTAATATGACCATGCAAGAGGCGGTCAATGCACCAAGGTTTCATCACCAATGGTATCCAGATGCCATACGAATGGAAGTAGATTTCTTTTCGGATGATCTTTTATACCAGTTAACATCTAAAGGTTATTATATCAACAAGAAAGCACCTCCAATTACTGCAAAGGTGGATGCTATTTTAGTTTTGAAAGATGGGAGTTTAGAAGGAGGTGCCGATTATCGTGGTGACGATACAGCTGTTGGTTTCTGA